A stretch of Syntrophaceae bacterium DNA encodes these proteins:
- a CDS encoding DsbC family protein, producing the protein MPMTLFSHKSIMMRIIPFVLLVLVFSLPALASAQDRPMAKDPCSSMTEADLRVVFDKIQSGIHILSNRRSPVEGLCEIVLGNKMNPQVVYLDYTKKYVLAGSLFDAGNMTNLSLISRKAIQDQFRVDVSKIPLGNALLMGSETAGEKVIVFTDPDCPYCSSLHQTLRQIVAKRKDVAFLIKLLPLPMHKDAYWKSKSILCNRSLKMLEDNFEKKEIPRTDCQTDELEKNIKFAESLEFGTPTMILQDGSVIAGALPEDELLRKLDSKK; encoded by the coding sequence ATGCCGATGACGCTGTTTTCTCACAAGTCGATCATGATGCGAATCATTCCTTTTGTTCTTCTGGTTCTCGTTTTCAGTCTTCCTGCTTTGGCAAGCGCCCAGGATCGCCCAATGGCAAAAGATCCTTGTTCGTCCATGACAGAAGCCGATTTGCGAGTCGTTTTTGATAAGATACAATCGGGTATCCACATCCTGTCGAATCGTCGTAGCCCGGTGGAGGGCCTCTGTGAAATCGTGCTCGGCAACAAGATGAACCCACAGGTTGTTTATCTTGACTATACGAAAAAGTATGTCCTTGCAGGATCGTTATTCGACGCCGGAAACATGACAAACCTGAGTCTGATCTCCCGAAAGGCCATCCAGGATCAATTCCGGGTTGACGTGTCAAAAATCCCGCTGGGAAACGCACTCCTGATGGGAAGTGAAACGGCAGGGGAAAAAGTCATCGTTTTTACGGATCCTGACTGTCCGTATTGCTCGTCCCTTCACCAGACCCTTCGACAAATCGTTGCAAAGCGCAAGGATGTGGCTTTTCTCATCAAGCTCCTGCCCTTGCCCATGCACAAGGACGCTTATTGGAAGTCGAAGAGCATCCTCTGCAATCGTTCTTTGAAAATGCTGGAGGACAATTTCGAGAAAAAGGAAATCCCCCGGACGGATTGCCAGACCGACGAACTGGAGAAGAATATCAAGTTTGCTGAATCATTGGAATTTGGAACACCCACGATGATCCTCCAGGACGGTTCGGTTATTGCCGGAGCCTTACCGGAGGATGAATTGCTGAGAAAACTGGATTCAAAAAAATGA
- a CDS encoding aminopeptidase P family protein gives MGHDRDSHSNRQNRVRSIFAVLGLKGIIFFDLRTIRYLTGFSGSDGVLLLGADRTILLVDGRYQEQAARQAGSAEIRLYEDKVTGILDALSANGGQSFGFDASALSVDLYLSMTQRLGEKRLSPLREEIRLVRAIKEDAEVDLMRRAAAISSESVISLFPLIRPGVSERELAAELGHLLQKNGSDGPSFPIIAASGENSALPHAAPGGRRIQEGDILIIDCGAIFDGYCSDETVTVVLGPLDPEKKQAYEVVREALQEGLDIIRPGVPCREVDGKARGRIERAGWGQFFSHGTGHGVGLDVHEAPRLSTRSEELLEEGMVITVEPGVYFPGKWGIRLEDMVVVRRNGIEILSRVPKELKVL, from the coding sequence ATGGGGCATGACCGAGATTCGCATAGCAACCGGCAGAACAGGGTCCGATCCATATTTGCGGTTCTCGGTCTCAAGGGGATTATCTTTTTTGATCTGAGAACGATCCGTTATCTGACTGGTTTTTCAGGAAGCGATGGAGTTCTCCTGCTGGGGGCCGACCGGACGATCCTTCTCGTGGACGGCCGTTATCAGGAACAGGCGGCTCGTCAGGCGGGCAGCGCCGAAATCAGGCTTTACGAAGATAAAGTAACGGGAATCCTGGACGCATTATCGGCAAACGGTGGGCAGAGCTTCGGGTTCGACGCCTCCGCACTTTCGGTGGATCTCTACCTGTCTATGACACAGCGCCTCGGCGAGAAGAGACTCTCGCCTCTCCGGGAGGAAATTCGACTTGTAAGGGCCATAAAAGAGGATGCCGAGGTGGATCTCATGCGCAGGGCCGCCGCCATTTCTTCGGAATCCGTCATATCGCTCTTCCCGCTGATCAGGCCGGGGGTGAGCGAACGGGAACTGGCTGCCGAGCTTGGTCATCTGCTTCAAAAGAATGGTTCTGACGGGCCGTCCTTTCCGATCATAGCGGCTTCCGGGGAAAACTCGGCTCTCCCGCATGCTGCCCCGGGGGGGCGCCGTATTCAGGAAGGGGACATTCTCATCATCGATTGCGGGGCAATCTTTGACGGCTATTGCTCCGATGAAACCGTGACGGTTGTTCTGGGACCCCTGGATCCGGAAAAGAAGCAGGCTTACGAAGTTGTGCGGGAAGCCCTCCAGGAGGGTCTTGACATCATCCGGCCCGGCGTTCCCTGCAGGGAAGTGGATGGCAAGGCACGGGGAAGGATCGAGCGGGCAGGGTGGGGACAATTTTTCTCCCATGGAACGGGTCATGGTGTCGGGCTGGATGTTCATGAAGCACCCCGACTGTCGACGCGATCCGAAGAGTTGCTGGAAGAGGGGATGGTGATTACGGTCGAGCCGGGTGTTTATTTTCCCGGGAAATGGGGCATCCGGTTAGAGGACATGGTAGTGGTCCGGCGTAACGGGATCGAGATCCTTTCCAG
- a CDS encoding prepilin-type N-terminal cleavage/methylation domain-containing protein: MRSRKGFTLIELLVTMTITVILMMAIYGAINSAQRSTQGIERKVTAQQDARAALELIAMEIRMASYNPNFVTNIWVDPGNCFSTSGNQTYQGIQAATNNLITVEMDINENSVITNNTNTDPNETIAYVYDAANQYVTRTTNCGTAQPFLGETPASGRPRTVRVINDVNGNGVYDAGVDIPIFRYFDGNGVELTSFPANIPNIRRIDITLAVETAEIDPMTNQRRRLVYSTSVTPRNHVAN; encoded by the coding sequence ATGAGAAGCCGGAAAGGTTTTACCCTCATTGAATTGCTGGTCACCATGACCATCACGGTCATTCTCATGATGGCCATCTACGGTGCAATCAACTCCGCGCAGAGGTCCACCCAGGGAATCGAGCGGAAGGTAACGGCCCAGCAGGACGCACGCGCCGCCCTTGAACTGATAGCCATGGAAATCCGAATGGCTTCCTACAACCCGAATTTCGTCACGAACATCTGGGTCGATCCGGGAAACTGCTTCAGCACCAGCGGAAACCAGACCTATCAGGGAATCCAGGCAGCCACGAACAATCTCATTACGGTTGAAATGGACATCAACGAAAACTCCGTCATTACGAACAACACGAACACGGACCCCAATGAAACGATCGCCTATGTCTATGATGCAGCCAACCAGTACGTCACCCGGACGACAAACTGTGGTACCGCGCAGCCGTTTCTCGGGGAAACCCCAGCCAGCGGCAGGCCCCGGACGGTCCGCGTCATCAACGACGTCAACGGAAACGGCGTATACGACGCGGGTGTGGACATCCCCATCTTCCGCTATTTCGACGGAAATGGAGTCGAACTGACCAGCTTTCCGGCGAATATTCCAAATATCCGGCGTATCGACATCACGCTGGCGGTGGAAACGGCGGAAATCGACCCCATGACGAACCAGAGGAGACGTCTTGTCTACTCAACCAGTGTCACTCCGAGGAACCATGTCGCCAATTGA
- a CDS encoding tetratricopeptide repeat protein: MDEAELLLNQGRFDEARRLADENLARLPSDIEGKIILCRALLGMNALEEAGEQLHEIDPWIQWAVRIYLDAGDAFARGGRLDEATRFYKIFLSLNPDAPRADEIAGRIGHASDPKRDWELGPDSRYERVEDIDRQFWTVTLADLYTRQGHLDMARGVLEEILRREPDHEEARIRIAALPGEDVQPNAASRIRLAGELARWLRNIGRMKSHGA; encoded by the coding sequence ATGGATGAAGCGGAACTGCTGCTGAATCAGGGGCGTTTCGATGAAGCCCGTCGGCTTGCGGATGAGAACCTTGCCCGTCTCCCTTCTGATATCGAGGGAAAAATCATCCTCTGCAGAGCCCTCTTGGGCATGAATGCCTTGGAAGAGGCTGGCGAGCAGCTCCATGAAATCGATCCCTGGATTCAGTGGGCGGTCCGGATCTATCTCGATGCAGGCGATGCCTTTGCACGCGGGGGTCGTCTGGATGAAGCAACCCGATTCTACAAGATTTTTCTCAGTCTGAATCCGGATGCTCCGAGAGCGGATGAAATCGCTGGCCGTATTGGCCATGCCAGTGACCCGAAGCGCGATTGGGAACTCGGACCAGACAGCCGTTACGAACGTGTCGAGGACATAGACCGTCAGTTCTGGACCGTCACGTTGGCTGATCTTTATACCCGTCAGGGACACTTGGACATGGCTCGGGGAGTTCTTGAAGAAATCCTGAGGCGGGAACCCGATCACGAGGAAGCCAGAATCAGGATTGCGGCATTGCCTGGGGAGGACGTGCAGCCCAATGCCGCATCGCGGATCAGGCTGGCAGGGGAGCTTGCCCGATGGCTGAGGAATATTGGCAGGATGAAATCCCATGGGGCATGA
- a CDS encoding type II transport protein has protein sequence MTSGYRQNSADLTTRSSREIGRGFNTRGFSLSELLIIIAIIGILAVIAGYSWQRYVTNANLRSAAREIASDFSMAREKALKENQNFTITFDVTANQYTISPGATVKKPTFFGSDISLTGANFGIGGTTITFLPRGTASAGNVTLTNSRGSTATIVVNITGKNYVQFATQ, from the coding sequence ATGACATCAGGATATCGACAGAACTCAGCAGATCTTACTACACGATCATCCAGAGAGATCGGCCGAGGCTTTAACACGAGGGGTTTCAGCCTCTCCGAACTCCTGATCATTATTGCCATTATCGGCATCCTTGCCGTGATTGCAGGGTATTCATGGCAGCGTTACGTTACGAATGCCAATCTGCGTTCCGCCGCCCGCGAGATTGCCTCTGATTTCTCCATGGCAAGGGAAAAAGCCCTCAAGGAGAATCAGAACTTCACCATCACCTTCGACGTTACGGCCAACCAGTATACAATCTCTCCAGGGGCAACCGTAAAAAAGCCGACATTCTTTGGTTCGGACATCAGCCTCACCGGAGCCAATTTCGGGATTGGCGGAACGACCATCACGTTTTTGCCAAGGGGTACGGCATCGGCCGGCAATGTGACGCTTACCAACAGTCGCGGTTCCACGGCGACGATTGTAGTGAACATCACAGGGAAAAATTATGTTCAGTTTGCAACGCAATAA